Proteins found in one Deltaproteobacteria bacterium genomic segment:
- the smc gene encoding chromosome segregation protein SMC, translated as MKLKNLEIHGFKSFVDKTVVHFDKDVTAIVGPNGCGKSNIVDAVRWVMGEQSAKHLRGRNMEDVIFSGAETRAPLSMAHVELTFSTSGYQTPPAYANYSEISIGRRLYRTGEGSLTQSEYFINKAPARLKDITDLFLGTGVGTKAYSIIEQGRISQVVSARPDERRFYIEEAAGVSKFKARKEAALRKIESTRQNLLRLTDVIAELTRQVNTLDRQAKKAEKYRAVKQEFQKWDLAVSSHHYARLAGGQTGLEEELKALSLKAEENQTGLNTAENHLEAARTELVTAEQTISRTQNDLFELNNLIQLGEADLRYKKEEEERLKTDLGDLDKLLEEYRMEEEGLKRGLEQVDGQKMTADLDIARLEAEVEEAKEKGDEALKQVGLVKLSVEERGQKIHEMENRAVQIEALKKSHREKQEAAKKSIEEWEAENEKLARRLSELQKVCRSAAGELESLRQMKLNLSARTDQITAELNTHRENLKRAESELMRLKEELTQKKSRLDSLDELQKNFEGYQEGTRAVLMKKRESGGEGIFGTVADFVETEPQYEGAVSAVLGEKLQYVVVKSQNEGVEAAEYLKTAQSGRSTFVPVNLRDYGESTEPLPEQEGVLGPMARFVTLNGEYEGLKDFLFGDIYLVSDLRHALDIWSANGHRKTLVTLNGEVVAPSGVISGGTLENTAKALLEKKREMKELAQIIDGLRTVLAEKERLRGEAGSRVEGLETSLSEARHSSFEEEIKIANQEKDVAHFKEEIESLK; from the coding sequence ATGAAGCTCAAAAATCTGGAAATCCACGGCTTCAAATCTTTTGTCGATAAAACGGTGGTCCATTTCGACAAGGATGTCACCGCCATTGTCGGCCCCAACGGTTGCGGCAAGTCGAACATTGTCGACGCCGTTCGCTGGGTCATGGGGGAGCAGAGCGCCAAACATCTGCGCGGGCGGAACATGGAGGATGTGATTTTTTCCGGCGCGGAGACCCGCGCCCCCCTCTCCATGGCGCATGTGGAACTCACCTTTTCCACTTCAGGCTACCAGACCCCGCCGGCGTATGCGAATTATTCCGAAATTTCCATCGGCCGGCGCCTCTACCGCACCGGCGAGGGGTCATTGACCCAAAGTGAATACTTCATCAACAAGGCCCCGGCGCGCTTAAAGGACATCACCGATCTTTTTCTGGGAACCGGCGTGGGGACCAAGGCCTACTCCATCATCGAGCAGGGGCGGATTTCGCAGGTGGTTTCGGCCCGCCCCGACGAGCGGCGGTTTTACATCGAGGAGGCGGCGGGTGTTTCCAAATTCAAGGCGCGCAAGGAGGCGGCCCTGCGAAAGATCGAATCGACGCGGCAGAATCTTCTTCGCTTAACCGATGTCATCGCCGAGCTGACCCGCCAGGTCAACACCCTCGACCGTCAGGCCAAAAAGGCCGAAAAATACCGGGCGGTAAAGCAGGAATTTCAAAAATGGGATCTGGCGGTTTCTTCGCATCACTACGCCCGCCTCGCCGGGGGGCAAACGGGTCTGGAGGAGGAGCTTAAGGCCTTAAGCCTCAAGGCGGAGGAAAATCAGACAGGCCTCAACACGGCGGAGAATCATCTCGAGGCGGCGCGAACCGAGTTGGTTACGGCCGAACAGACCATCAGCCGGACGCAGAACGATCTTTTCGAATTGAACAACCTGATCCAGCTGGGTGAGGCGGATCTCCGCTACAAAAAGGAGGAAGAGGAGAGGCTTAAAACTGATCTAGGCGATCTCGATAAACTGCTGGAAGAATACCGGATGGAAGAAGAAGGCTTGAAAAGGGGCCTGGAACAGGTGGACGGGCAGAAAATGACGGCCGATCTGGATATCGCCCGGCTGGAGGCCGAGGTGGAAGAGGCTAAAGAAAAAGGGGATGAGGCCTTAAAGCAGGTTGGACTGGTCAAATTGTCCGTGGAGGAGAGGGGACAAAAAATTCATGAGATGGAAAACCGCGCCGTGCAGATAGAGGCGTTAAAGAAAAGTCATCGGGAAAAACAGGAGGCGGCAAAAAAGAGCATCGAGGAGTGGGAGGCGGAAAATGAAAAACTCGCCCGGCGGCTGTCCGAACTGCAAAAGGTCTGCCGGAGCGCCGCGGGGGAGCTTGAATCGCTCCGTCAGATGAAACTGAACCTTTCCGCCCGCACCGATCAAATCACGGCGGAACTCAACACGCATCGCGAAAATTTGAAGCGGGCGGAGTCGGAATTGATGCGCCTCAAGGAAGAACTGACGCAAAAAAAGTCCCGCCTCGACTCGCTGGATGAATTGCAGAAAAATTTCGAGGGGTATCAGGAAGGGACCCGCGCCGTTCTGATGAAAAAGCGGGAGAGCGGGGGAGAGGGGATCTTTGGCACCGTGGCCGATTTTGTGGAGACGGAGCCGCAGTACGAAGGGGCCGTCTCCGCGGTTTTGGGCGAAAAGCTTCAGTATGTCGTCGTCAAAAGCCAGAACGAAGGGGTTGAGGCGGCGGAATATCTGAAAACGGCGCAGAGCGGGCGGTCCACTTTTGTTCCCGTCAACCTTCGGGACTATGGCGAATCGACGGAACCGCTCCCGGAACAAGAAGGGGTGCTGGGTCCGATGGCCCGTTTTGTCACGTTGAATGGCGAGTATGAGGGGTTGAAGGATTTTCTGTTCGGTGACATCTATCTTGTCTCCGATTTAAGGCATGCCCTCGACATCTGGTCGGCCAACGGCCATCGCAAGACCCTGGTGACGTTAAACGGCGAGGTGGTGGCCCCCTCCGGCGTCATCTCGGGCGGCACGCTTGAAAACACCGCCAAGGCCCTTCTTGAAAAAAAACGCGAGATGAAGGAACTGGCGCAAATCATCGACGGCCTGCGGACCGTTCTTGCCGAAAAGGAACGCCTGCGGGGCGAGGCGGGTTCAAGGGTTGAAGGACTCGAGACAAGCTTGAGCGAGGCGAGACATTCCTCGTTTGAAGAGGAGATCAAAATCGCCAATCAGGAAAAGGATGTCGCCCATTTCAAAGAGGAGATCGAATCGCTTAAGG